A single genomic interval of Mauremys reevesii isolate NIE-2019 linkage group 24, ASM1616193v1, whole genome shotgun sequence harbors:
- the LOC120390609 gene encoding phospholipase A2 inhibitor and Ly6/PLAUR domain-containing protein-like, which produces MVSFILCLLPALLATTNAQAATLTCNTCFGQTETCDFAPGTCQDNKATGGCLSVAEDIKLDGTQHTYFYKQCLSSYKSNIKVPISFTVGNGNYVRINTAQCNTDNCNAAVLGVPTGSTTANGLQCPTCFALNFAFCNSSVTPCTGDETYCIDFVGFLYRDPSFSPFQAKGCASASAQGIKPGINLTSTPYTFSFFWGQSVPAEKIPTRPPPTTTTPATTTDPPPTTTTPATTTNPQTTRSGASPALGKFSFALYLPGLTGLLLVKLLS; this is translated from the exons ATGGTTTCCTTCAtcctctgcctgctccctgctctcctaGCTACAACGAATGCACAAG CTGCAACCCTGACATGTAACACGTGCTTTGGTCAAACGGAGACCTGCGATTTTGCTCCAGGAACCTGCCAAGACAACAAGGCTACTGGTGGCTGCCTCTCCGTGGCGGAAGATATTAAATTGG ATGGGACACAGCACACGTACTTCTACAAACAGTGTCTGAGTAGCTATAAGAGTAACATCAAAGTCCCCATCTCCTTCACTGTTGGGAATGGCAATTACGTGAGGATCAACACCGCACAATGCAACACAGATAACTGTAACGCGGCTGTACTTGGAG TGCCCACGGGGAGCACCACCGCGAACGGGCTGCAGTGCCCGACCTGCTTCGCTCTGAACTTCGCTTTCTGCAACAGCTCAGTCACCCCTTGTACCGGGGATGAGACCTACTGCATCGATTTTGTTGGGTTTCTATACAGAG ATCCATCTTTCTCACCATTTCAAGCAAAAGGCTGCGCTTCTGCGTCTGCTCAGGGCATTAAACCTGGAATCAACCTGACTTCTACACCCTACACATTCTCCTTTTTTTGGGGGCAATCTGTTCCAGCAGAGAAAATACCCACCCGCCCACCTCCCACAACCACCACCCCCGCTACTACCACCGACCCCCCTCCCACAACCACCACCCCCGCTACTACCACCAACC CCCAAACAACCCGCAGTGGGGCCAGCCCGGCGCTGGGGAAATTCTCCTTTGCCCTCTACCTGCCTGGCCTGACTGGGCTGCTGCTGGTGAAGCTGCTCTCCTGA
- the LOC120390112 gene encoding phospholipase A2 inhibitor and Ly6/PLAUR domain-containing protein-like → MQGSLVLSLLAVLLAAANGEWGQDETVYATCVENRTTCRTGPISLTVGTDKQVRTNSMCCQSDLCNQNITMAVPPKSSLKNGLQCEACNDPNADQCKNRVNVSCMGSQDRCIDFAGTPVNSTNTTLILKGCATQSACELKVNGSFYYSQQTYTLTKADCLPATNKGSNAVVHALAFFPTLAGLLLVKQLS, encoded by the exons ATGCAGGGCTCCCTCGTGCTCAGCCTCCTGGCCGTGCTCCTAGCTGCAGCTAATGGCGAAT GGGGACAGGACGAGACCGTCTACGCAACTTGTGTGGAGAACCGCACTACCTGCCGCACAGGCCCCATCAGCCTGACCGTCGGGACTGACAAACAAGTGAGGACCAACTCCATGTGCTGTCAGAGCGATCTCTGCAACCAGAATATAACCATGGCCG TGCCGCCGAAGAGCTCACTTAAGAACGGGCTGCAGTGCGAAGCCTGCAATGATCCGAACGCTGACCAGTGCAAGAACCGTGTGAACGTCTCCTGTATGGGCTCTCAGGATCGTTGCATCGACTTTGCTGGGACACCTG TTAACAGCACCAACACCACATTGATCTTGAAAGGCTGCGCTACCCAGAGCGCCTGTGAGCTGAAAGTCAATGGCAGCTTCTACTATTCCCAGCAGACGTATACGCTGACCAAAGCCGACTGCCTTCCAGCTACCAACAAGGGCTCTAACGCCGTGGTTCATGCCCTGGCGTTCTTCCCAACGTTGGCCGGGCTGCTCCTGGTGAAACAGCTGTCCTGA